A segment of the Halogeometricum sp. S3BR5-2 genome:
AGGGCGGCGAGGACGAACCCGAACGCCGTCTCCAAGGCGAGCGACCCGCCGACGAACGCGAGGGTGACGCCGAACGAGTGCAGGGCGCCGGCGCTCGTGAACGCCGCTCGGAAGTTGCTCAGCCCGGCGAACGTCCCCATCGTCGCGGGGTTCGTGAGTTCGTAGTGGACGAGGCTGAGATAGAGGTCGTAGACGCCGGGGAAGACGGTGATGAGGAGCATCACCAGCACCATCGGCGTCATGAACCAGTACGGGAGGTACTCGTTCCACAACTCCTTGGCCCGCGCGAGGTTCGAGGTGGTCGCCGTCTTCGTCTCGGTGAGCGTGCTCATTGGAACGTCTGCTGGGCTTTCTCGGCGGCGCGTTTCATCGCGGCTTCGGGCGACTTCGTCCCCGCGATGGCCTTCTGGAGTTCCTCGGAGTACTTCTGACCCCACTCGGGGTACTTACGGTCGAACGGGTCCGGCTTGGCCACCTCCAGCGACTCGAGCGACACCTGCGCGAACTTCTCGCCGACACGCGAGCGGAACTCGTCGTTCTCCCAGACGGAGCGACGCACGGAGAACGCCGCGTCGCTCTCCAGGTGCATCCACGTGTTCGTCGGTTCGGACGTCGCCCACAGCATGAACAGGAACGCCTGCTTCGAGTTCTTGGCGTTCTTCGAGGAGGCGATCTGCCAGGAGTAGGCGTTCGGGCCGAACTGGCCGCTCTCCGGCGCGGGCACCCGCGCTATCTCGACGTTATCCGCCACGTCCGAGGAACTCGAATCGATCAGGTTCGGCCAGAACAGGTTGGCGTCCGAGACGATGTGGCCGGCCCGCCCCGACTGCATCGTCGAGAGCACGTCCGACCACGTCTGACTCGACGCTCCGTCGGGACCGTACTCGCGCAGAAGGTTCACGTACCACTGCGCCGCCGCGATCGCCCCGTCGGTGTCGAGTCCGGAGTCCTTCGGGTAGTTCTCCCAGAGTTCGGCGCCGTGTTCGCGGAGGAACGTGTTCAGGACGTAGATGTTCATCCCGTAGCCCTTCTGCCCTCGCCCGACGGTGCCGACGACGTCGGACTCCTCCTCGTGGATGGTCTTCGCGTTCTCCCGGAACCCCTCGAGGGTCGTCGCCACCTCCAGTCCGTGCTTTTCGTAGAGGTCCGTCCGGTAGAACTGCGTCTGCACCTCGACGGTGATGGGCATCCCCGTCCACGTGTCGCTGTAGCCCCCGCCGTGGGCCTGCCACGTCGTCGCCTCGAACAGGTCGTCCGGCTTGTACCACTGCTCGTCGTACAGGCTCCCGTCGTCGAAGTACGGGTCGAGCGGTTGGAGCCAGCCCGATTCGGCGAACTGGTTGACGACCTGGTCGAGGAAGAACACGTCGAACTTCCCCGCGCCGGTGCTCACGTCGGTCAGCCGCTTGGTCCGGAACTGCTGTTCGGGCAGGATGTTCCACACCACGTCGATACCCGTCAGTTCCTCGAAGACCGGTATCGCGGGTTTGATCGAGGACACCCACGGGTGGTTGACCGCGCCGATGTTGATGGTGGTGCCCTCGAACTGCTTCCAGTCGATGTCCGCGCCCGTGTACTCGTCGAGCGGAACGGCGAGTTCGTCCGACCCGCCGCCGGACTCGCCCGTTCCAGTGCTCCCGGACGTTTCGCTGCTCCCGCCGGACTGCATGCTGCCCCGCGTGCAGCCCGCGAGTCCGCCGAGCGCGCCGATACCTACCGCTCTGAGGAGGTTTCGCCTCGTGTGTTCGCTTGGCATGCTTGTCGGCCTCGTCCTCCCCCAAATCATCCATGATTAATAAAATTACTCCTCAGCGGCTGACTCTCGCGGCCGGACGCGGGTTCGACCGCGGACGTGAGAGCGACTGTCCGACCCGATTCCGCGGGTTCGGTGCATCCCCGTGGCAAGATTTTAATACGGTCTTCCGGTACATACGGGCCGGACCGGGAGAGAGAGTCCCGTCCGAGGAGACTCGAACTCGCGGCCGACCGAACCCACCATGAACGACTGTCACTCCCCACGACCCGCATCGCGCACCGACTCTCGACGAGGGACCGACCGATGATGCGGACGGCGACGCTGACGGACGTCGGCGAAATCGCGGTCCGAGAGCGGGAACGACCCGAACCGGCGGCGGACGAGGTGCTCGTCCGCGTCGGCGCCTGCGGCGTCTGCATGACCGACTACCACATGTACCACGGCTCCTTCGCCGTCGAGACGCCCCTCGTGTTGGGACACGAGAGCGCCGGCGAAGTCGTCGACGCCGGCGACGGCGTGACCGGCGTGGAGACGGGCGACCGGGTCGCCATCAACCCGACCATCCCCTGTACGACCTGCTCGTACTGCAAGCGCGGCGAGACGCACCTCTGCGAGAACAACACCAGCGTCGGCGGCGCCGGCGACACCATCCTCGACGGCGCGTTCGCCGAGTACGTGGCGGTCCCCGCGATAAGCGTCGAACCCATCGGCGAGATGTCGTTCGAGCGGGCCGCCCTCGCCGAACCGCTGGCTTGCTGCATGCACGGCGTGGACCAGACGGACCTCGAACCCGGCGACAGCGTCGCCATCATCGGCGCCGGTCCCATCGGCCTCCTCCTCCTCCAGGCGTTCCGCAACGCCGGCGCCGCGCCGATCGTCGTCTCCGAACCCGACGACGAACGCCGCGAACTCGCGGCCGAACTGGGCGCCGACGCGGTGGTCGACCCCGACGAGGACGACCCGACGACGGTCGTTCCGGCGGCCGCCGACGGTCCCGTCGACGTGGGCGTCGAGGCCATCGGCCTCGTCCCGACCATCGAACAGGCCAACGAGGTGACCGCGAAGGGCGGGTCGACGCTCATCTTCGGCGTTCCGGACCAGGAGGCGACCCTGGAGGTCAGCCCGTTCGACGTGTTCTTCGACGAAGTCGGCTATCGGGGCTCCTACTCGCTCACCGCGGCCGACTTCGAGCGCGCCGTAACGATGCTCCGGTACGACCGCGTCGACGCCGAGACGCTCGTGACCTCCACGATCGGTCTCGGAGACCTCCCCGCGGCGTTCGACCGCATGGAGAACGCCGAGGGACTGAAGAACGTCGTCGTCCCCGGGGACGACTGAGACCCCTTCTCGACGGCTTTCGACGCGATTGTCGACTTTCTTCGACCGCTCTCGACTGACGAGATCGTCCCGGCAGAGCGCCTCTCGTTCTTCAGAGCTGAACGAATTACTTTCAATGTATACAGAGAGGAAATAACTGATACTTCATGGTCGTTAATGCACTTCGTGGCGCGAAATTGGTACGCGAGCCGAACTGTCGTTCTGCTCTCGTGAACAGCTATTTCACGGAGGAGGGCGTAGGAGACGTCGAGATGTCCCACGAATCGGAGTACACCGTCGAGGCGACGAAGACGTCGCTGACCCTCTTAGAAGCGCTCGTCGACGCCGACGCTCCGATGGGCGTCACGCCCCTCGCCGAGCGAGTGGGTTCGTCGAAGAGCGTCGTCCACAATCACCTCTCGACGCTCCGGACGTGCGGGTACGTGACGAAGGAGGGCGACGCGTACCGGCCGTCGCTCCGAACGCTCAACCTGGGGGTGCGAACGCGGGAGCGGTCGGCCGTCTACCGGGTCGCCGCGCCGAGTCTGGACAACCTCGCGGCCGCCACGGGCGAGACGGCGGTCCTCTTCGTCGCCGAGGAGAGGTGGGGCGTCCCCGCCTACGTCGCCGAGCGGCCGAGCGGTCGGCGGCCCGCCTTCGAGGAGGGGGACCGTTTCCCTCTG
Coding sequences within it:
- a CDS encoding ABC transporter substrate-binding protein; its protein translation is MPSEHTRRNLLRAVGIGALGGLAGCTRGSMQSGGSSETSGSTGTGESGGGSDELAVPLDEYTGADIDWKQFEGTTINIGAVNHPWVSSIKPAIPVFEELTGIDVVWNILPEQQFRTKRLTDVSTGAGKFDVFFLDQVVNQFAESGWLQPLDPYFDDGSLYDEQWYKPDDLFEATTWQAHGGGYSDTWTGMPITVEVQTQFYRTDLYEKHGLEVATTLEGFRENAKTIHEEESDVVGTVGRGQKGYGMNIYVLNTFLREHGAELWENYPKDSGLDTDGAIAAAQWYVNLLREYGPDGASSQTWSDVLSTMQSGRAGHIVSDANLFWPNLIDSSSSDVADNVEIARVPAPESGQFGPNAYSWQIASSKNAKNSKQAFLFMLWATSEPTNTWMHLESDAAFSVRRSVWENDEFRSRVGEKFAQVSLESLEVAKPDPFDRKYPEWGQKYSEELQKAIAGTKSPEAAMKRAAEKAQQTFQ
- a CDS encoding zinc-dependent alcohol dehydrogenase family protein — its product is MRTATLTDVGEIAVRERERPEPAADEVLVRVGACGVCMTDYHMYHGSFAVETPLVLGHESAGEVVDAGDGVTGVETGDRVAINPTIPCTTCSYCKRGETHLCENNTSVGGAGDTILDGAFAEYVAVPAISVEPIGEMSFERAALAEPLACCMHGVDQTDLEPGDSVAIIGAGPIGLLLLQAFRNAGAAPIVVSEPDDERRELAAELGADAVVDPDEDDPTTVVPAAADGPVDVGVEAIGLVPTIEQANEVTAKGGSTLIFGVPDQEATLEVSPFDVFFDEVGYRGSYSLTAADFERAVTMLRYDRVDAETLVTSTIGLGDLPAAFDRMENAEGLKNVVVPGDD
- a CDS encoding IclR family transcriptional regulator, translating into MSHESEYTVEATKTSLTLLEALVDADAPMGVTPLAERVGSSKSVVHNHLSTLRTCGYVTKEGDAYRPSLRTLNLGVRTRERSAVYRVAAPSLDNLAAATGETAVLFVAEERWGVPAYVAERPSGRRPAFEEGDRFPLSATAPGKSILASLSEDRVAEVLDATELPADTDVDELRREIRRIRDDGVAFCREEQFEGVVGVAAPIESGADRTPAALSVYGPSDRLRGRHLEEDVTGQVLSTAKSIQVELASE